The nucleotide window TCAGCCTTAAGATTCCGGAATACTTCTCTGCCGGCATCATCAGCCCCTATACAACTCACAAAACTTACATTGGCACCCAGCCTGGCCGTTCCCACAGCCTGATTGGCACCCTTACCGCCGAAAAAACGTTCAGCCCTGGAGGCCATTACGGTTTCACTGGGTTCCGGGTGACGTTCCGTGACCAATACAAGGTCCAGGGACGAGCTGCCTACTACAACAATTTTGGGTCTGTGTGTACTTAACTTCATGATTCAGATTTAATAACAAATGTACTCATTCTAAACCAATGGCATGCCGCGGTGCTAGCCTGTGACCTCTATGAATTCAGTTACGATCTTCAAAGGTTGGTTATTGCTGCCGAACCCTATATAGCTGGCGTAAAAACCTTCACCGTAGCCGGCTTCAAAAGCGAATACGGTTCCGCCACGCTGCTCATTGGGCTTTAGGAAGGCATACTGGTCGATGGCTCCGTTTTCGTCGAAGAAATGGTCATGAAAAAACTCCTCGTAAATTCCCATGAAATCCGCGCCTTTACGGTGATAAAGGGTTTTCTCCAGATGGTTGAGGCAGTCCTGGGTTTCCAGGTCCATAAAACTGGCCATGCCGCTTTCAACAGGATATCCAAAGATCTCCTCACCCTTCAGGTCCTTCAGGTTCTGACCCGCCGTAGTAGCCATTTGCCAGGAGGTAATTTCTCCTGTGCCGAAACGTATTTCCGCATAGGCCACACAGTTGCTCTCCCTTTCTTTATGCAGAAGTATAGGAAATGAGCCCACCGGAAACACGGTTGTAAACGGAAGCATGTCACTGGTGATTACCGGATCGCAGGCCACAAGATATCCCGTGGGCAGGTGAATATTACCTACCTCAAAGGACTCAATAAGCGGATTTTCCACAA belongs to Chryseobacterium sp. and includes:
- a CDS encoding DUF4241 domain-containing protein: MKHIDNISRLFTRDFVENPLIESFEVGNIHLPTGYLVACDPVITSDMLPFTTVFPVGSFPILLHKERESNCVAYAEIRFGTGEITSWQMATTAGQNLKDLKGEEIFGYPVESGMASFMDLETQDCLNHLEKTLYHRKGADFMGIYEEFFHDHFFDENGAIDQYAFLKPNEQRGGTVFAFEAGYGEGFYASYIGFGSNNQPLKIVTEFIEVTG